ACAGAGAATTAGAGAAATTAACCACAAATGGATACGAATTAACCTCTGACATCCCATAAATGTAGTGCGAACCTTTAAGCTCGCCTTTTGGCTTGCCAGAAGCGAAGCTAACGGCTCGCACTACAAATCCTTTTGTATTTGTGTTCATTCGTGGTTATATATTCCCTCTGTGTTCTCTGTGACTCTGTGGCTATATCCCTGAACGATTACTTAAAAGTAAGTAATTGGTTAAATGGTAACTAATTATCATTCACCAGTTACCAAACTGTTGGAGGTAAAATGATGGATAAAGAATTATTAGATATTTTAGCCTGCCCAGTATGTAAAGGTGATATTATTTATGATGAGGTAAATCAGAAGTTAATCTGTAATGCCTGTGGACGCAAATACCCAATACGAGATGGAATTCCAGTGATGTTAGAGGAAGAGGCAGAATAGAGAA
This genomic stretch from bacterium harbors:
- a CDS encoding Trm112 family protein, which gives rise to MDKELLDILACPVCKGDIIYDEVNQKLICNACGRKYPIRDGIPVMLEEEAE